Proteins encoded in a region of the Babesia bovis T2Bo chromosome 4 map unlocalized Chr4_2, whole genome shotgun sequence genome:
- a CDS encoding putative integral membrane protein, with amino-acid sequence MTESKQSISLHEVHAVRLLGNFTGLMLTVPAGIALALPVVIQYFSPNRTLSTAITAIVATLSALGIAIRFGYIACYDDQGSGESQARYIMGDKTTKAE; translated from the coding sequence ATGACAGAATCTAAGCAGAGCATTTCATTACATGAGGTACACGCAGTTAGGCTACTGGGTAACTTTACCGGGTTAATGCTCACCGTGCCAGCGGGCATTGCACTGGCACTACCAGTAGTCATCCAATACTTCAGCCCGAATCGCACATTGTCAACTGCTATCACGGCTATTGTGGCTACTTTATCTGCGTTAGGTATTGCCATCAGATTCGGATATATAGCATGCTACGATGATCAAGGCAGCGGCGAGTCTCAAGCCCGGTATATCATGGGAGATAAGACCACAAAGGCCGAGTGA